In Rhodamnia argentea isolate NSW1041297 chromosome 4, ASM2092103v1, whole genome shotgun sequence, the following proteins share a genomic window:
- the LOC115751290 gene encoding uncharacterized protein LOC115751290, whose translation MGQLVEQFIKLKPTQFDGIGDPELAPRWIEKLEKAFGVLKCTDEEKVLLGVYHLEGTANDWWNASKDGVFPEGTTLTWAAFTYAFNDKYFSETARERKRIEFQQLRQNRLSVDQYEVEFARLSRYAPRSIEDPREKAQRFRDGLRPEIRNRIITVNLRTYRDIYERSRMIERDIKERADVSGLRFTPSRDSRHLGKRPVVNNKRFIPRVRGNIGKSLNQPNRYCRLCGRRHGRGPALLRQVHVSGVVG comes from the coding sequence ATGGGCCAATTGGTTGAACAATTTATAAAGTTAAAACCAACCCAGTTTGATGGCATTGGAGATCCCGAGTTGGCACCAAGATGGAttgagaaacttgagaaagcTTTTGGGGTGCTGAAGTGCACCGATGAAGAGAAAGTATTATTAGGCGTATATCATTTGGAAGGGACCGCCAATGATTGGTGGAATGCTTCGAAAGATGGAGTGTTTCCCGAAGGTACTACCTTGACGTGGGCTGCTTTCACATATGCTTTTAATGATAAGTACTTTTCGGAGACGGCGCGTGAGAGGAAACGGATTGAATTCCAACAGTTAAGACAGAATCGATTAAGCGTGGATCAGTATGAAGTTGAGTTCGCGAGATTGTCAAGATATGCGCCAAGATCGATTGAGGATCCTAGGGAGAAAGCGCAGAGGTTTCGGGATGGTTTGAGACCGGAGATTCGCAATCGAATCATAACTGTGAACTTGAGAACGTATAGAGATATCTATGAGAGAAGTCGGATGATTGAAAGAGACATAAAAGAAAGAGCTGATGTTTCTGGATTGCGGTTCACTCCTTCGAGAGATAGTCGACATTTGGGTAAGAGGCCGGTAGTAAATAATAAACGTTTCATTCCCCGAGTTCGAGGGAACATCGGAAAATCGTTGAATCAGCCGAACCGGTATTGCCGTCTTTGTGGTAGAAGACATGGAAGGGGCCCTGCCCTACTAAGACAGGTGCATGTTTCGGGTGTGGTCGGCTAG
- the LOC125314637 gene encoding uncharacterized protein LOC125314637 has product MIAEILEGERASRVRPDERDPRIDGILEAPGAIGDLMGQQVRNQNAASTAEAQKLVEQFLKLKLSKFAGSGDPEAATSWIEEPEKAFTLPRCTDEDKVTLAVYQIVGNAYSWWRATKDSVFPNGIAPTWDTFVGAFNGKYFLDTAREQKMAEFLRLRRNQLSVDEYEARFAELSKYAPRMIEDPVDRTRRFQDGLKPEIKSVLVPLNLKDYDDLYERAQMVERDFPKRVAATGLRFIPSHGRDIRQGKRPMPSGRRHIPPNRRGAISKPTFRQDNECHLCHQKHATAQCSYQG; this is encoded by the exons ATGATTGCTGAGATCTTGGAAGGTGAAAGGGCATCCCGAGTTAGACCCGACGAGCGGGATCCAAGGATTGATGGGATCCTCGAGGCGCCGGGAGCCATTGGGGATCTAATGGGGCAGCAAGTAAGGAACCAGAATGCTGCCAGTACTGCTGAA GCACAAAAGTTGGTGGAACAGTTCCTTAAGCTGAAGTTGTCTAAGTTTGCGGGAAGCGGAGATCCCGAGGCCGCCACCTCTTGGATAGAGGAACCGGAGAAAGCGTTCACCTTACCGAGGTGTACGGATGAAGATAAGGTCACTCTGGCCGTTTATCAGATTGTGGGCAATGCATATTCGTGGTGGAGAGCCACTAAGGATAGCGTCTTTCCGAATGGTATAGCCCCGACATGGGATACCTTCGTGGGAGCGTTCAATGGGAAGTACTTTTTGGATACTGCGAGGGAACAAAAGATGGCAGAGTTCCTTCGCCTGCGCCGTAACCAATTGTCGGTGGATGAGTATGAGGCAAGATTTGCTGAACTGTCAAAGTATGCCCCAAGGATGATAGAGGACCCCGTAGATAGGACAAGAAGATTCCAGGATGGACTGAAGCCGGAAATCAAGAGCGTGTTGGTGCCGCTCAACTTGAAAGATTACGACGACTTGTATGAGAGGGCGCAGATGGTGGAACGTGATTTCCCTAAGAGGGTTGCCGCAACCGGATTGCGGTTTATACCATCGCACGGACGGGacattcgacaaggaaagaggCCGATGCCTAGTGGTAGGCGCCACATCCCACCCAACAGAAGAGGGGCGATCAGCAAGCCAACATTTCGTCAAGATAACGAGTGCCATCTGTGTCACCAAAAGCACGCAACTGCTCAATGTTCGTATCAAGGATGA
- the LOC125314638 gene encoding uncharacterized protein LOC125314638 — MYRLQDTTSDWWRATKRRVFPEGTALNWTVFTEIFNGKYFSETAQEQKMLEFQQLRRNHMTIDQYEAEFSRLTKYAPRMVENPLDRARRFRDRLRPELRSRLIPLNPKDYDELYERSRMVERDMKERATASGSRFMPTGDNRQFGKRPMMGNRRFVPPIGRNNGKQVYRSNQNRRFCGGRHGNGSCPSRTGVCFKCGKFDHHIRNCPELAP, encoded by the coding sequence ATGTATCGCCTTCAAGACACGACTAGTGATTGGTGGAGGGCCACCAAGagaagagttttcccggagggtacCGCTTTGAATTGGACTGTCTTCACCGAGATCTtcaatggaaagtatttttccgAGACCGCTCAAGAGCAGAAAATGTTAGAATTTCAACAGCTTCGCCGTAACCATATGACGATAGATCagtatgaggctgaattctcgAGACTCACAAAGTATGCTCCGAGGATGGTAGAGAATCCTTTGGATAGAGCGAGGAGGTTTCGAGACAGATTGAGGCCGGAGCTTCGCAGTCGCTTGATCCCGCTAAACCCGAAAGACTATGACGAGTTGTATGAGAGGAGTCGgatggtggagcgagacatgaaagagagggctACCGCATCCGGATCGCGGTTCATGCCAACCGGGGACAACCGCCaatttggcaagaggccaatgatgggaaacCGGCGCTTCGTCCCTCCAATCGggagaaataatgggaaacAGGTGTATCGGTCCAACCAGAATCGCCGATTTTGTGGCGGGAGGCACGGGAATGGATCTTGCCCGAGTAGAACGGGAGTgtgcttcaaatgtggaaaatttgatcatcatataAGGAATTGCCCGGAGCTAGCCCCGTAA